In Kitasatospora gansuensis, a genomic segment contains:
- a CDS encoding cysteine desulfurase — translation MTTHDSALAEAQEFGDAIRKDFPILQRVLHDEKPLIYLDNAATSQKPQQVLDALNGYYERHNANVHRGVHVLAEEATALYEGARDKVAAFINAPSRDEVIFTKNASESLNLVANMLGWADEPYRVDADAEVVITEMEHHSNIVPWQLLSQRTGAKLKWFGLTDEGRLDLSNINELINEKTKIVSFTLVSNLMGTVNPVEAIVRRAQDVGALVLIDASQAAPHMVLDVQELGADFVAFTGHKMLGPTGIGVLWGRQELLEDLPPFLGGGEMIETVTMGASTYAPAPHKFEAGTPPIAQAVGLGAAIDYLSAIGMERIAQHEHTITEYAVRRLLEVPDLRIIGPRTAVDRGAAISFTLGDIHPHDVGQVLDEQGIAVRVGHHCARPVCLRYGIPATTRASFYLYSTPADVDALIDGLHHVRNFFG, via the coding sequence GTGACAACCCATGACTCGGCGCTGGCCGAGGCGCAGGAGTTCGGCGACGCGATCCGCAAGGACTTCCCGATCCTGCAGCGCGTGCTGCACGACGAGAAGCCCCTGATCTACCTGGACAACGCGGCGACCTCGCAGAAGCCCCAGCAGGTGCTCGACGCGCTGAACGGCTACTACGAGCGGCACAACGCCAACGTGCACCGCGGTGTGCACGTGCTGGCCGAAGAGGCCACGGCGCTGTACGAGGGTGCCCGGGACAAGGTCGCGGCCTTCATCAACGCGCCGAGCCGGGACGAGGTGATCTTCACCAAGAACGCTTCGGAGTCGCTCAACCTCGTTGCCAACATGCTGGGTTGGGCCGACGAGCCGTACCGCGTCGACGCCGACGCGGAGGTGGTCATCACCGAGATGGAGCACCACTCCAACATCGTGCCGTGGCAGCTGCTCTCGCAGCGCACCGGCGCGAAGCTGAAGTGGTTCGGCCTGACCGACGAGGGCCGGCTCGACCTGTCGAACATCAACGAGCTGATCAACGAGAAGACGAAGATCGTCTCCTTCACGCTGGTCTCCAACCTGATGGGCACGGTCAACCCGGTCGAGGCGATCGTCCGGCGCGCCCAGGACGTCGGCGCGCTGGTGCTGATCGACGCCTCGCAGGCCGCCCCGCACATGGTGCTGGACGTGCAGGAGCTGGGCGCCGACTTCGTCGCCTTCACCGGCCACAAGATGCTGGGCCCGACGGGCATCGGCGTGCTGTGGGGCCGGCAGGAGCTGCTGGAGGACCTCCCGCCGTTCCTCGGTGGCGGCGAGATGATCGAGACCGTCACCATGGGCGCCTCGACCTACGCCCCTGCACCGCACAAGTTCGAGGCGGGCACCCCGCCGATCGCCCAGGCGGTCGGGCTCGGTGCGGCCATCGACTACCTGTCGGCCATCGGCATGGAGCGGATCGCCCAGCACGAGCACACCATCACCGAGTACGCGGTGCGGCGTCTGCTCGAGGTCCCCGACCTGCGGATCATCGGCCCGCGCACGGCTGTCGACCGCGGCGCGGCGATCTCCTTCACGCTCGGCGACATCCACCCGCACGACGTCGGCCAGGTGCTCGACGAGCAGGGCATCGCGGTCCGGGTCGGCCACCACTGCGCGCGGCCGGTCTGCCTGCGGTACGGAATTCCGGCGACCACGCGGGCGTCGTTCTACCTGTACTCGACGCCGGCCGATGTCGACGCACTGATCGACGGCCTGCACCACGTCCGGAACTTCTTCGGCTGA
- the sufC gene encoding Fe-S cluster assembly ATPase SufC: MATLEIRDLHVSVETENGPREILKGVDLTVKQGETHAIMGPNGSGKSTLAYTLAGHPKYTVTGGSVLLDGENVLEMTVDERARAGVFLAMQYPVEVPGVSVSNFLRTAATAVRGEAPKLRLWVKEVKEAMAALQMDPAFAERNVNEGFSGGEKKRHEILQLELLKPKIAILDETDSGLDVDALRQVSEGINRVASSGEVGTLLVTHYTRILKYIKPDFVHVFSAGRIVESGGAELADKLENEGYASYVKGGASE, from the coding sequence ATGGCAACGCTTGAAATCCGTGACCTGCACGTCTCCGTCGAGACCGAGAACGGCCCCCGCGAGATCCTCAAGGGCGTCGACCTGACGGTCAAGCAGGGCGAGACCCACGCCATCATGGGCCCGAACGGCTCCGGCAAGTCCACCCTGGCGTACACGCTGGCCGGGCACCCCAAGTACACCGTCACCGGCGGCAGCGTGCTGCTGGACGGCGAGAACGTGCTGGAGATGACCGTCGACGAGCGTGCCCGGGCCGGCGTCTTCCTGGCCATGCAGTACCCGGTCGAGGTCCCCGGCGTCTCGGTCTCCAACTTCCTGCGCACCGCCGCCACCGCCGTCCGCGGCGAGGCCCCCAAGCTGCGGCTGTGGGTCAAGGAGGTCAAGGAGGCGATGGCCGCCCTGCAGATGGACCCGGCCTTCGCCGAGCGCAACGTGAACGAGGGCTTCTCCGGCGGCGAGAAGAAGCGCCACGAGATCCTCCAGCTCGAGCTGCTCAAGCCGAAGATCGCGATCCTCGACGAGACCGACTCCGGCCTCGACGTCGACGCGCTCCGTCAGGTCTCCGAGGGCATCAACCGGGTCGCCTCCTCCGGCGAGGTGGGCACCCTGCTGGTGACCCACTACACCCGCATCCTGAAGTACATCAAGCCCGACTTCGTGCACGTCTTCTCGGCCGGCCGGATCGTCGAGTCCGGTGGCGCCGAGCTCGCCGACAAGCTGGAGAACGAGGGCTACGCGTCCTATGTGAAGGGTGGCGCTTCCGAGTGA
- a CDS encoding bifunctional 3-phenylpropionate/cinnamic acid dioxygenase ferredoxin subunit: MSFLRACSLADLAEDTPKRVELNGVPVSIVRTEGEVFAINDICSHANVSLSEGEVEDCAIECWLHGSSFDLRTGKPSGLPATKPVPVYPVKIEGDDVLVSVYQES, encoded by the coding sequence ATGAGTTTTCTCCGTGCCTGCTCGCTGGCCGACTTGGCGGAGGACACCCCCAAGCGCGTCGAGCTGAACGGTGTCCCGGTCTCGATCGTCCGCACCGAGGGCGAGGTGTTCGCGATCAACGACATCTGCTCGCACGCGAACGTGTCGCTCTCCGAGGGCGAGGTCGAGGACTGCGCGATCGAGTGCTGGCTGCACGGCTCCAGCTTCGACCTGCGCACCGGCAAGCCCTCCGGCCTGCCCGCGACCAAGCCGGTCCCCGTCTACCCCGTAAAGATCGAAGGGGACGATGTGCTCGTCTCCGTCTACCAGGAGTCCTGA
- the sufD gene encoding Fe-S cluster assembly protein SufD, whose protein sequence is MADVQNTTGSTTAGSIEVGTAGAGAQLAGPGTGRATVQQPIDARVAVKPSYDVTDFPVPHGREEDWRFTPMHRLRGLHDGTAAEGASGTDKVELGLPEGVTAETVGRDDARLGKAGKPVDRVAAQAFSAFTQALVVTVAQDAVLTEPVKIDVHGEGGVAFAHVLIEVKPFAEAVVVLNHTGTGVRAANVELVLGDGAKLTFVSVQDWDRDAVHVAQQTALIGRDASLKSVVVTFGGDLVRLHPRVNYAGPGGEAELYGLYFADAGQHLEHRLVIDHDTPHCRSNVVYKGALQGKDAHAVWVGDVLIRAAAEGTDTYEHNRNLVLTDGARVDSIPNLEIETGEIVGAGHASATGRFDDEQLFYLQSRGIPADDARRLVVRGFFAELVQQIGVAEIQDHLMEKIEAELEATV, encoded by the coding sequence ATGGCTGACGTTCAGAACACCACCGGCTCCACGACCGCCGGTTCGATCGAGGTCGGCACCGCCGGCGCAGGCGCGCAGCTGGCCGGTCCCGGCACCGGCCGGGCCACCGTGCAGCAGCCGATCGACGCCCGCGTCGCGGTCAAGCCCTCGTACGACGTGACCGACTTCCCGGTGCCGCACGGCCGCGAGGAGGACTGGCGGTTCACGCCGATGCACCGCCTCCGCGGGCTGCACGACGGCACCGCCGCCGAGGGCGCGTCGGGCACCGACAAGGTCGAGCTCGGGCTGCCCGAGGGCGTCACCGCCGAGACCGTGGGGCGCGACGACGCCCGGCTCGGCAAGGCCGGCAAGCCGGTCGACCGGGTCGCCGCGCAGGCATTCAGCGCCTTCACCCAGGCCCTGGTCGTCACGGTGGCCCAGGACGCCGTGCTCACCGAGCCGGTGAAGATCGACGTGCACGGTGAGGGCGGCGTCGCCTTCGCCCACGTGCTGATCGAGGTCAAGCCGTTCGCCGAGGCGGTCGTGGTGCTCAACCACACCGGCACCGGCGTGCGCGCCGCCAACGTCGAGCTGGTGCTCGGCGACGGCGCCAAGCTCACCTTCGTCTCGGTCCAGGACTGGGACCGGGACGCGGTGCACGTCGCCCAGCAGACCGCGCTGATCGGCCGGGACGCCTCGCTCAAGTCCGTCGTGGTCACCTTCGGCGGCGACCTGGTCCGGCTGCACCCGCGGGTCAACTACGCGGGCCCCGGCGGCGAGGCCGAGCTGTACGGCCTGTACTTCGCGGACGCCGGTCAGCACCTCGAGCACCGCCTGGTGATCGACCACGACACCCCGCACTGCCGGTCGAACGTGGTCTACAAGGGCGCCCTGCAGGGCAAGGACGCGCACGCGGTCTGGGTCGGCGACGTGCTGATCCGCGCCGCCGCCGAGGGCACCGACACCTACGAGCACAACCGCAACCTGGTGCTCACCGACGGTGCCCGGGTCGACTCGATCCCGAACCTGGAGATCGAGACCGGCGAGATCGTCGGCGCCGGCCACGCCTCCGCGACCGGCCGCTTCGACGACGAGCAGCTCTTCTACCTGCAGTCCCGCGGCATCCCGGCCGACGACGCCCGGCGCCTGGTGGTGCGCGGCTTCTTCGCCGAGCTGGTCCAGCAGATCGGCGTCGCCGAGATCCAGGACCACCTCATGGAGAAGATCGAGGCCGAGCTGGAAGCGACGGTCTGA
- the sufB gene encoding Fe-S cluster assembly protein SufB: MTDTVSHPELDGLGTYEYGWSDPDAAGATAKRGLSEEVVRDISAKKSESEWMLNLRLKGLKLFGKKPMPTWGSDLTGIDFDNIKYFVRSTEKQAESWEDLPADIKATYDRLGIPEAEKQRLVAGVAAQYESEVVYHQIREDLEEQGVIFLDTDTALKEHPEIFKEYFGTVIPVGDNKFAALNTAVWSGGSFIYVPKGVHVDIPLQAYFRINTENMGQFERTLIIVDEDAYVHYVEGCTAPIYSSDSLHSAVVEIIVKKGGRCRYTTIQNWSNNVYNLVTKRAVAYEGATMEWVDGNIGSKVTMKYPAVYLMGEHAKGETLSIAFAGEGQHQDAGAKMVHMAPNTSSNIVSKSVARGGGRTSYRGLIEIGEGSKGAKSNVLCDALLVDTISRSDTYPYVDVREDDVSMGHEATVSKVSEDQLFYLMSRGMTEFEAMAMIVRGFVEPIARELPMEYALELNRLIELQMEGSVG, translated from the coding sequence ATGACTGACACCGTTTCGCACCCCGAGCTCGATGGTCTCGGCACCTACGAGTACGGCTGGTCCGACCCGGACGCCGCCGGTGCCACCGCCAAGCGCGGGCTGAGCGAGGAGGTCGTCCGCGACATCTCGGCGAAGAAGTCCGAGTCGGAGTGGATGCTCAACCTGCGCCTCAAGGGCCTGAAGCTGTTCGGCAAGAAGCCCATGCCGACCTGGGGCTCCGACCTCACCGGCATCGACTTCGACAACATCAAGTACTTCGTCCGCTCCACCGAGAAGCAGGCCGAGTCCTGGGAGGACCTGCCCGCCGACATCAAGGCGACGTACGACCGCCTCGGCATCCCGGAGGCGGAGAAGCAGCGCCTGGTCGCCGGTGTCGCCGCGCAGTACGAGTCCGAGGTCGTGTACCACCAGATCCGCGAGGACCTGGAGGAGCAGGGCGTGATCTTCCTGGACACGGACACCGCGCTCAAGGAGCACCCGGAGATCTTCAAGGAGTACTTCGGCACCGTGATCCCGGTCGGCGACAACAAGTTCGCCGCGCTGAACACGGCGGTCTGGTCCGGCGGCTCGTTCATCTACGTGCCGAAGGGCGTGCACGTCGACATCCCGCTGCAGGCCTACTTCCGGATCAACACCGAGAACATGGGCCAGTTCGAGCGGACGCTGATCATCGTCGACGAGGACGCCTACGTCCACTACGTCGAGGGCTGCACCGCCCCGATCTACTCCTCGGACTCGCTGCACAGCGCCGTGGTCGAGATCATCGTCAAGAAGGGCGGCCGCTGCCGCTACACGACGATCCAGAACTGGTCGAACAACGTCTACAACCTGGTCACCAAGCGCGCCGTGGCGTACGAGGGCGCGACCATGGAGTGGGTCGACGGCAACATCGGCTCCAAGGTCACCATGAAGTACCCGGCCGTCTACCTGATGGGCGAGCACGCCAAGGGCGAGACCCTGTCGATCGCCTTCGCGGGCGAGGGCCAGCACCAGGACGCCGGCGCCAAGATGGTGCACATGGCGCCGAACACCTCCTCCAACATCGTCTCCAAGTCGGTGGCGCGTGGCGGTGGCCGGACCTCCTACCGCGGTCTGATCGAGATCGGCGAGGGCTCCAAGGGCGCCAAGTCCAACGTGCTCTGCGACGCGCTGCTGGTCGACACGATCTCGCGCTCCGACACGTACCCCTACGTGGACGTCCGCGAGGACGACGTGTCGATGGGCCACGAGGCCACCGTCTCCAAGGTCAGCGAGGACCAGCTCTTCTACCTGATGAGCCGTGGCATGACCGAGTTCGAGGCGATGGCGATGATCGTCCGTGGCTTCGTCGAGCCGATCGCGCGTGAGCTGCCGATGGAGTACGCGCTCGAGCTCAACCGGCTGATCGAGCTGCAGATGGAGGGCTCCGTCGGCTGA
- a CDS encoding helix-turn-helix transcriptional regulator, with translation MREYAQLPEAESAPGSVLPAPEGDGHRATRDRVARSILDHGPSSAADLATRLGLTSAAVRRHLDGLAAAGLVDAREQRVYGSRGRGRPAKVFALTESGRDAFYQAYDQLAADALRWISEAVGGGKAGEEAVTAFARARFGRQGERYRDALEQATTESRTEALAQALSADGYAATVRRVPSGASSVAPAGAQLCQHHCPVAHIAEQFPQLCEAETEVFSQLLGTHVQRLATIAHGDGVCTTYVPAPGAASSAGVRPLPGAVPTAGTSTPSEPASARRNLA, from the coding sequence ATGCGCGAGTATGCCCAGCTGCCGGAGGCCGAGTCGGCCCCCGGTTCTGTGCTGCCCGCGCCCGAGGGGGACGGCCACCGCGCCACCCGGGACAGGGTCGCCCGGTCGATCCTCGACCACGGTCCCTCCTCGGCCGCCGACCTGGCCACCAGGCTCGGCCTGACCTCCGCCGCCGTCCGGCGGCACCTGGACGGTCTGGCCGCCGCCGGTCTGGTCGACGCCCGCGAGCAGCGGGTCTACGGCAGCCGGGGCCGGGGCCGTCCGGCCAAGGTCTTCGCGCTCACCGAGTCCGGCCGGGACGCCTTCTACCAGGCGTACGACCAGCTCGCGGCCGACGCGCTGCGCTGGATCTCCGAGGCGGTCGGCGGCGGCAAGGCGGGCGAGGAGGCGGTCACCGCCTTCGCCCGGGCCCGGTTCGGCCGCCAGGGCGAGCGCTACCGCGACGCCCTGGAGCAGGCCACGACGGAGTCCCGGACGGAGGCACTCGCGCAGGCGCTGAGTGCCGACGGGTACGCTGCAACGGTGCGGCGAGTGCCCTCGGGAGCCTCTTCGGTGGCCCCGGCCGGCGCCCAGCTCTGCCAGCACCACTGCCCGGTCGCGCACATCGCCGAGCAGTTCCCACAGCTCTGCGAGGCGGAGACCGAGGTCTTCTCCCAGCTCCTGGGCACCCATGTGCAAAGGCTGGCCACCATCGCCCACGGCGACGGGGTCTGCACCACCTATGTGCCGGCACCCGGTGCCGCATCGTCAGCGGGCGTCCGTCCGCTGCCCGGTGCAGTGCCGACTGCCGGTACGTCTACTCCATCCGAACCTGCGTCCGCGCGGAGGAACCTCGCATGA